A region of Haliotis asinina isolate JCU_RB_2024 chromosome 9, JCU_Hal_asi_v2, whole genome shotgun sequence DNA encodes the following proteins:
- the LOC137296715 gene encoding sodium/glucose cotransporter 4-like has product MAYNSESRLTSADIGVVVGYFVLVIGVGIFAMYRAKRNTVSGYFLAGRSMSFVTIGASLFVSNIGTEHFIGLAGSGAGNGISVGAWELNALMLLQLLGWIFVPVYIACGTYTMPEYLSKRFGGTRMRVYFAFLSLILYIFTKCSGDLFTGALFIQQSLKWDLYLSIVLLVLITAVLTITGGLTAVIYTDTLQAILMLTGAVYLTGVGFNEIGGFTGLLEKYPQAVPRNVSSIVPGTTCHHPDKQAFRMLRDVDDDYMPWLGFLLGQTPGSIWYWCTDQVIVQRALAAKSVSHAQGATLMAGFIKVLPMFIMVMPGMVSRILYPDEVACTNPDFCMEVCQSKAGCTNIAFPRLVLGLMPDGARGLMMAVMVAALMSDLDSIFNSASTLFTIDIWKRFRQRASVTELMIVGRVFIVVMVGVSIAWVPVIKESQGGQVFIYIQEITNYLAPPFTAVFLLAILVPRVNEKGAFWSLMVAFVIGMVRLFVVMIYQFEGETYCGAKATGYQLPGIVKNFHYMYFSLFITLVTAALAIVISLCTEKPDEKCLIRTTYWTRHDPRKPDVLDIELSRGQGKKAEQVEKAGVDNPVVEMGDVEVKVANGDEKKVFRSPDVTETQPEQSPGVGRRIFNYLCGVGSIDEDEGKTQAMMDHLEEMASLKQNKWVKIGLTLGLCTIMGIGIAMYIFWSLYQFDTPPFYPEGAASLLPGDYNSSMTTMNVTL; this is encoded by the exons ATGGCCTACAACAGTGAGTCGAGATTGACGTCGGCTGACATCGGCGTCGTCGTCGGTTACTTCGTCCTTGTCATCGGCGTGGGCATCTTT GCGATGTATCGTGCCAAGAGGAACACAGTCAGTGGCTACTTTCTGGCTGGGAGGTCAATGTCTTTTGTAACG ATCGGAGCCTCCCTGTTTGTCAGCAACATTGGCACCGAGCACTTCATCGGCCTGGCAGGCTCTGGAGCTGGGAATGGCATCAGCGTTGGGGCGTGGGAGCTTAAT GCCCTGATGCTTCTGCAGCTCCTGGGGTGGATCTTCGTACCCGTGTATATTGCATGTGGG ACCTATACCATGCCGGAGTATCTCTCCAAGAGATTCGGGGGAACCAGGATGAGAGTGTACTTCGCCTTTCTCTCCCTCATCCTGTATATCTTCACCAAATGCTCA GGGGACCTTTTCACTGGCGCCCTGTTCATACAACAGTCACTCAAGTGGGATCTGTACCTGAGTATCGTCCTGCTGGTTCTCATCACAGCTGTTCTCACAATTACAG GTGGTCTGACAGCTGTAATCTACACAGACACGTTGCAGGCGATTCTCATGTTAACCGGAGCTGTGTACCTGACTGGCGTGG GATTTAATGAGATCGGTGGCTTTACTGGACTACTGGAAAAGTACCCTCAGGCCGTGCCAAGGAACGTCAGTTCCATCGTCCCCGGGACGACGTGTCACCACCCCGACAAGCAGGCGTTCAGGATGCTGCGGGACGTGGATGACGACTACATGCCGTGGCTCGGCTTCCTGCTTGGGCAAACTCCGGGGTCCATCTGGTACTGGTGCACTGACCAG GTCATCGTGCAACGTGCACTGGCCGCGAAGAGTGTCTCCCATGCCCAAGGGGCTACCCTGATGGCCGGCTTCATCAAAGTCCTCCCCATGTTCATCATGGTCATGCCAGGCATGGTGAGCAGGATCCTATATCcag ACGAGGTAGCTTGCACCAACCCCGATTTCTGTATGGAGGTGTGTCAGAGCAAGGCTGGATGTACGAACATCGCCTTCCCTCGATTAGTACTGGGTCTCATGCCAGACG GTGCCCGGGGTCTTATGATGGCGGTGATGGTGGCAGCTTTAATGAGTGACCTTGACTCTATCTTCAACAGCGCCAGTACTCTCTTCACCATCGACATATGGAAGAGGTTCCGACAGAGGGCGTCAGTCACGGAACTCATGATAGTCGGCCG GGTGTTTATCGTGGTGATGGTGGGAGTGTCTATCGCGTGGGTCCCTGTCATCAAGGAGAGCCAGGGTGGCCAGGTGTTCATCTATATCCAGGAGATCACCAACTACCTCGCCCCACCGTTTACAGCAGTCTTCCTGCTCGCCATCCTCGTGCCAAGGGTCAACGAGAAG GGTGCCTTTTGGTCCCTAATGGTGGCCTTTGTAATTGGTATGGTCCGTCTCTTCGTGGTGATGATATACCAGTTTGAAGGGGAGACCTATTGCGGGGCTAAGGCGACTGGCTATCAGCTGCCTGGTATCGTGAAGAACTTCCACTACATGTACTTCTCACTCTTCATCACCCTCGTCACCGCAGCCCTCGCCATCGTCATCAGCCTCTGCACGGAAAAACCAGACGAAAAATGT TTAATTCGAACCACATACTGGACACGTCACGATCCACGAAAGCCAGATGTCCTTGACATTGAGTTGAGCAGAGGTCAAGGTAAAAAGGCAGAGCAAGTTGAAAAGGCAGGGGTAGACAATCCGGTTGTAGAGATGGGCGATGTTGAGGTCAAGGTCGCCAATGGAGACGAGAAAAAAGTGTTCAGATCACCGGATGTGACCGAGACACAGCCTGAAC AATCTCCTGGCGTGGGGCGTCGCATTTTCAACTACCTGTGCGGGGTCGGAAGCATCGACGAAGATGAAGGAAAGACCCAGGCAATGATGGACCATCTGGAGGAAATGGCGAGTTTGAAGCAGAACAAATGGGTTAAAATCGGGTTGACGCTTGGCCTGTGTACTATCATGGGGATAGGAATAGCTATGTACATATTCTGGTCGCTGTACCAGTTTGATACGCCACCGTTTTATCCAGAGGGCGCTGCTTCTCTTCTTCCTGGAGACTACAATTCGTCTATGACAACAATGAATGTTACATTGTAA